The segment TAAGATTAAAAATCATAATGTAAAACCTCCTTCCCCGGTGTTTTTAACATGCTGTGCCTCTTTGTGATACCAGGGGCATCCCACTGGGGCTATAGATAAAATAAGAGAGTATGAGGACCATTCCAGGAAGTAGCCTAGCTGTGGTGGTGTGATGGGGATAAgggttttgtggttttttttcccttgggCTGTGATTGGGTAAAATTCTTCTGTCATAACCATTAGTAGAATGGTGGCTTATAAGAAATGGGCTGAAATACTGAGTTGCTCCTTCGAGAGGACAGCTCATCAGCTAAAATAATGCAAAAACTTTAAGTGTTTCATCCCCCGGCTAAAATCTGCTCCCACAAACTGAGCAAGTCTTTAAGAAGATTCTGTGTGATGAATTTGAAGCTAAGAACATAAATTCAAATGAAATGGTTAACTTTGGTAATTAACTACAGCAGAGAATTACATGCTTAAAGTAACTAGCTTCTCTTCAAAACCAACAAGCTTATCTTCAGTTTCAGAGGCCCTCATCATCTTGTGCACTCCAGCTGTTCTCCATATTCCTCATCAGTTGCATTTGTCCAACTAGTGGATTCTCATTTAAACCGAATTTACATGAAAGACTCTGAAAACCAGCAGTTACTGTACTGCACACAGCTGGCCCCTGGACTATCTCACCTACGAACTAAAGCAGTGCGAACACTGCACACCTCTGCTTACTGGCATCAAGAACTCCAAGATAAATCTGAGCTGCACCAAAGAACAATAAACCAGGACACTGAGCATACTAAAACTTTGTCAGACCAAAGCACAGAGAGTGGTGTGGGGAAAAAGTCTTTACGCCAAAGAATTGTAGATGAACTGAAACATTATTACAATGGATTCCACTTGCTTTGGATTGACACAAAGGTCGCTGCCAGGATGGTATGGAGGCTGCTACATGGTCAGGTTCTCACTAGAAGAGAGAGGCGAAGGGTGAGTATGAATTACCTTGCACAGACACATTGGCGCTAATTTGCTAAGATGATGCCTTGAAAATCATAAGGTAACCAAAGAAACCGGTCGGTTCGGTTTCCAAACTTTCTTTGAATAGAGGTCAAATATGGACACCTGTTTAAACCTTTCATGTGAATGTAATGCTTGTAAAAGGGTAATAGCTCAACAGCCCAGGAGACTAAAATCCTCTGTGCATTTTCCATAGCTAGTATAACACAAGCAGTGGCAACACAGGCCCCCTGGGTTCTGCCAAGGACCCTCATCCCCATCCTGGGGTGGACTTCTCTGAAATGAGAGGCACATTCAATCTCTGTGGCCCATCAATTTCTGCAAGACTTTGGACAAGGGGGTGCTGTGGCACTTTAAAAGTGGCCACAGTAGTTGTTCAAAGTACACAAATGCAGTCTTAAAAGCACTATTAATTCCTTTGATACAGAGGCCATGTGATAagtcctaaatttagataccatGCTGATAATCATCTGGGTTATCTAAATGAATGGTAATACTTGCACTAAGATCGCCTGTAGAAAGCCTTCAGTAATTGGGCCCAATAGGTTTTCTTTTGTGCCTGTCAAATGAAAAATAACTCCTTCTATGCCTTTCTGCAGCTACTGAGGACGTGTGCTGATCTCTTCCGGCTGGTTCCCTTCTTGGTGTTCATCATTGTGCCCTTCATGGAGTTCCTGTTACCTGTATTTCTGaaactctttcctgaaatgttgcCCTCAACTTTTGAGACGGAATCAAAAAAGGTTTGAGAATGCAGACTGCTTCAATAATTCAGACTCCATTAACTAGGATTGTGGATGGTAACTCTAGAAGTATATTGGGATATCAACTAGCCTGAGCCATACTGCTAGAAGCTGACTAAACAGCATGCCACGATGAATTGTTCTTCAGTACTCATCATGGAGTAGTGAGGCTAAGCAGGTGTAGGAAGATTGGTCTAATTAGTGGATAGAGCATTcatgagacctgggttcagttccttgctcagACTTCTTCTATGACCTTgtccaagtcacttaatctaccctgtctctgttttttctttttcttttttttttaaaggggatcatactgtgaggataaaatccatgaatgattgtgaggcactcagatattataaTGATTAGGGTCAGGTAAGTGAATAGATAGAAGGGGTCTGCAGCTAGGTTATTTGATAACTGATTGAAGACAGGAGTAGTACAAGAGAACTGAAGGGTTTAACAAGTATTGTGCTCAGAGTGGGGTGTCTTTATCTCTCTTTCCTGTCTCCTCTCCCAATTTCTCTTTCTTCTGTCCTTAATAGTTTGGAGGGTTCTCCCCCCCCTTCCAGTTCAGAGTAATGTTTCAGACTAAATGATCAACCCTGAAATAGAAACCTTAACTATGTTTGGTTAGATAGCCACAGAAAATGAAGGGTCTGCATAGGATCATTTTAATCAGGTGCCCCTTATCACTCAAAGGTAGAGCCAGTAGATCAAACATGCTGAGAGTGTGAAGGCAGAAGTTAAATACTGTTAGGTTTTCACTTAACCAAAATGTTGATAGAGCCTTAAGAAAGGAGATTAACTTGGGCCAAAATGCTAGTATCACATGTGTGGAcagtttccattgactttcatggggaTTTCCCATACTTCCAAAGGCAGAAATTTGTCCTTTACTCTTCAACCAAAACCACTTGAAACCATAAAGGCTAGTTCTGCATGGCACATTAGCCCTATCAACTTCCCAGCCCTCGTCAATATCATACAACTGGGGTATTCTCTGCCCACTACTAGCTCACTTCTTTTGCAGCTGATAATATCTGAAATCTGGGTCACATTTCTTGCTGTAGTGTCTGATACTAACTAATCAAAACGTCTTTGTTACCACATGGGCAACTGTTGATTAGCACCCACAAATGTAAATCAGTTCAGCCTTGCCTCTCTGTGCAACTGGGTCAAACGCTCTTACTCAAAGTGGATTCACACCTGCAGAGCTACAGCAGAGTCTGACGATTGCTCTCCTATTGATCAGTCAGTACATGGCATGCAGAGTGACCTTGTTCACTCTTTATACTTAGTGGCTCCAACCAGAACAAAGCAGACTTTAAAAGAGGGATGCAAACCTATATATatcacctgtttttgttttttttctctcttcactGATCCATGTTTGGTTTCTCTGTATCAAAATCATTTTCCTAGCAATTAGTGAGGCAGAGTGACTGGCAGAATGGGGTTCACGTTACCAGGTTTTGCTGAAATTTCAGCACTACTGGTTTACGTGCGAATTGTCCCCTGTCCATGTGGTCCAGTGCGGTGTGCTTTCTACAATTATGATCAAGCCAATATTAGAGATACTTTAATGGCCTAGTAAATACACTCTTCTGACCTCAAACCATGTGGATTTAAAGCACTGTTTGGATGCAAAAGAAAGTTACAGTAACAATGACACAATCTTTGTTATAACTGAGCTTATTAATATTAACCATAGGATTCTTGGAGGTTTCTCATCAGGTCATCCTAGCTCAAAATCTAGGCTTACTCTTGTTTTCACGCACAATATAACAGAActtatatttctatgaagaatattcAGTAAAAAAACTTGTATTTACAGCATCTGTCTAGTAAGCGGGATTGAAATTGATGCATGTACTTTAGTTATCCACGCCAAAGTGCCAAGAGTAGTCAGCGGCAATGATGAAAAGTAAATTAGGTTTTGAGAGGTGCAGGGTAATTAACCAAAGGCCTGCGGTAACAAAAGGAAGGAAATTTATCCCAACCTTCTCTTTCCTGGAGTTCAATCTGAGCCTCTAATTACTTTTTGTTTCCTAAATTaaggaagaaaaacagaaaaagaaactaAGCGCCACGTTAGAGCTTGCAAAATTCCTGCAGGAGACTATTACCGAGATGGCCAAAAGGAATAAAGCAAATATGGGAGAGGCCACCAAGCAGTTCTCTTCCTATGTGCAACAGGTACAGCAAATAGTAAAATAAGCTGGAGGGGCTAGGAAAGGTATCTGCAGTCCTGTGTAGCAGGGCGGCACAGTGGGTAGATACAACTTTGAATGGTCTTGTGCCAGGAGATAAGGAAGTATGGGATTTGTATGACACAAATCTGCAAAACAAGCTTGCAAACTAGATTAACCGATTATATTCTCACCCACCTTCCTGTATGTGTGAAATGTTTTGTAACCTGTACAGAAACAATCACAATATTGCTGTTAAACCATTCTGTGAACTGTAACTGCACTGGCAAACTTATCTGACAAGCCCAGGATTAGAGAAGCTGCAATTCCTTGATTGCAAGTTTCAGTGGGTGGCGATggtctgtttgttttaaaacaaatggtAAATGGAGAAAGAAAGTTGTTCCTGTCCATCTATCTGTAAGAAAGATGCAGCTGTTGTGCTCACTGTTGAAACTTGAAAGCTGGCAGAGCCTTGCTACCAGGCATGCATAAATGCTGAGGGATATTGGTAAGCTGATTGCCCTTTCGTGGCCACTGCCTTGGGGAAG is part of the Chrysemys picta bellii isolate R12L10 chromosome 2, ASM1138683v2, whole genome shotgun sequence genome and harbors:
- the LETM2 gene encoding LETM1 domain-containing protein LETM2, mitochondrial isoform X1; the encoded protein is MAFYSCNIVLAIARSSFRGPHHLVHSSCSPYSSSVAFVQLVDSHLNRIYMKDSENQQLLYCTQLAPGLSHLRTKAVRTLHTSAYWHQELQDKSELHQRTINQDTEHTKTLSDQSTESGVGKKSLRQRIVDELKHYYNGFHLLWIDTKVAARMVWRLLHGQVLTRRERRRLLRTCADLFRLVPFLVFIIVPFMEFLLPVFLKLFPEMLPSTFETESKKEEKQKKKLSATLELAKFLQETITEMAKRNKANMGEATKQFSSYVQQVRHAGHQPSTQEIVSFSKLFEDELTLEHLERPQLVALCKLLELQPIGTNNLLRFQLLMQLRSIKADDEMIAKEGVNGLSVSELQSACRARGMRSLGLTEEQLKEQLNQWLDLHLKENVPPSLLLLSRALYLIDMKPKPIPLSQNEVRVSDAAETPVLKPKETLMDSAPIVQGRKGEEFISQPSEKLPVPGVSVKPPPGETKMQASQSSKASANGV